A window of the Teredinibacter franksiae genome harbors these coding sequences:
- the nadS gene encoding NadS family protein: MKNDMFDELLAGVQEMDEIVQGKNAAARVTEFPEPEVKLIREKVGLSQNRFALLIGVSKRTLENWEQGRRHPTGPAKALLRILDADPELAVRALHG; encoded by the coding sequence ATGAAAAATGACATGTTCGATGAGTTGCTGGCCGGTGTGCAAGAAATGGACGAGATCGTCCAAGGGAAAAACGCCGCTGCCAGAGTGACCGAGTTCCCAGAACCCGAAGTTAAACTGATCCGGGAAAAAGTGGGCTTAAGCCAGAATCGCTTTGCGCTGTTAATCGGCGTTAGCAAGCGGACGTTGGAAAACTGGGAACAAGGCCGCCGACACCCCACCGGCCCCGCCAAAGCCTTGCTTAGAATCTTGGATGCCGACCCGGAGCTAGCCGTTCGTGCGTTGCATGGGTAA
- a CDS encoding type II toxin-antitoxin system RelE/ParE family toxin, with protein sequence MIIIETSVFTRRIKELMGDDEYKEFQEALVSRPDMGAIIQGTGGLRKVRWKLEGKGKSGGVRAIYYWMTEDEQIYMLYVYPKSEQEDLTSDQKKALKTIVERWSDEK encoded by the coding sequence ATGATAATTATAGAAACAAGCGTATTTACCCGTCGAATCAAAGAGTTGATGGGTGATGACGAATACAAAGAGTTTCAAGAGGCCTTGGTGAGCCGCCCTGATATGGGGGCAATTATCCAAGGTACTGGCGGTCTTAGAAAGGTGCGCTGGAAGCTTGAAGGCAAGGGGAAAAGTGGTGGCGTTAGGGCTATTTACTACTGGATGACGGAAGATGAGCAGATATACATGCTTTATGTTTATCCAAAAAGTGAGCAAGAAGACCTAACATCAGATCAAAAGAAAGCCCTAAAAACGATAGTAGAGAGGTGGTCAGATGAAAAATGA